A portion of the Burkholderia sp. GAS332 genome contains these proteins:
- a CDS encoding Sugar phosphate permease produces the protein MRSIRPPEWPKLESPLTSALANAADPLESAVSKVKRHVLPLFLIMFIANYIDRVNIGFVNSHMQTDLGIGAAAYGLGSGLFFVGYALFEVPSNVLMQKYGARAWLTRIMGTWGLVAAAMAFVWNDTSFYVLRFLLGIAEAGFFPGVVFYFTQWLPQKDRGKAVAVFLSGSALASVLSGPITGSLLSIRGFGLHGWQWMFLVEGGFSIVLCGVSWMLLKSRIRDASWLTTEEQTVLESSIAAEQAEREAHGGTHLPAMKLLKDPQILLFCFLYFAIQLTIYAATFWLPTIIRKMGGLSDFEVGMFNTIPWLIAMVAMYCFAVLSAKCRFQQAWLAVALVIAACGLFASTSGNPVLSFVAICFSAIGFKAASSLFWPIPQGYLDARVAAAVIALINSVGNLGGFFAPAAFGYLQQHTGSITGGLYALGVASLIAAAAGFLTRNRRVNRDALPEPLHSKAH, from the coding sequence ATGCGTTCGATCAGGCCGCCTGAGTGGCCGAAACTGGAGTCACCTTTGACATCTGCTCTCGCCAACGCCGCCGACCCGCTTGAATCCGCGGTCTCGAAGGTCAAGCGGCATGTGCTGCCGCTGTTTCTGATTATGTTCATCGCGAACTACATCGATCGCGTGAACATTGGTTTCGTCAATTCCCACATGCAGACGGATCTGGGCATCGGCGCTGCGGCTTATGGCCTGGGGAGCGGTTTGTTCTTTGTCGGCTACGCGCTGTTCGAGGTGCCGTCGAATGTGTTGATGCAGAAGTACGGCGCGCGCGCCTGGCTGACCCGCATCATGGGCACCTGGGGGCTGGTCGCAGCCGCCATGGCGTTCGTCTGGAACGATACGTCCTTCTACGTGCTGCGATTCCTGCTCGGCATCGCTGAAGCCGGCTTCTTCCCGGGCGTGGTGTTTTATTTCACACAATGGCTGCCGCAGAAAGATCGCGGCAAGGCCGTGGCGGTTTTTCTCTCCGGTTCTGCGCTTGCGTCGGTGCTGTCCGGTCCGATCACCGGCAGCCTGCTGTCCATTCGCGGATTCGGCTTGCACGGCTGGCAATGGATGTTTCTCGTCGAAGGCGGCTTTTCGATCGTGCTGTGCGGCGTTAGCTGGATGTTGCTGAAGTCGCGGATTCGTGATGCCTCGTGGCTGACAACTGAAGAGCAGACCGTGCTCGAAAGCTCGATCGCCGCGGAGCAGGCTGAGCGCGAGGCGCACGGCGGCACGCATCTGCCCGCGATGAAACTGCTGAAAGACCCGCAGATTCTTCTATTCTGCTTCCTGTACTTCGCGATTCAATTGACCATTTACGCGGCCACCTTCTGGCTCCCGACGATCATCCGCAAGATGGGTGGACTCTCGGACTTCGAAGTCGGCATGTTCAATACCATCCCGTGGCTCATCGCCATGGTCGCGATGTACTGCTTCGCGGTGTTGTCGGCTAAATGCCGCTTTCAGCAGGCGTGGCTGGCGGTGGCGCTCGTGATCGCGGCGTGCGGGCTGTTCGCCTCGACTTCGGGTAATCCGGTGCTGTCATTCGTGGCAATCTGCTTCTCGGCGATCGGTTTCAAGGCCGCGTCTTCGCTCTTCTGGCCGATTCCGCAGGGTTACCTGGACGCACGCGTTGCCGCCGCGGTCATCGCGCTGATCAATTCGGTGGGCAACCTCGGCGGATTCTTTGCGCCCGCTGCGTTTGGCTATCTGCAGCAGCACACCGGCTCGATTACGGGCGGTCTGTACGCCCTGGGTGTGGCTTCGCTGATCGCGGCAGCGGCCGGCTTCCTGACCCGCAATCGCCGTGTGAACCGCGACGCGCTGCCGGAGCCTTTGCATAGCAAAGCCCACTGA